tactttaattgTCGAATCCAAATGTCaaagtgaaaaacaaaatttatactCAACTTTTGTAGTCAACTTTTACGGGAAAATGGCTCCTACTGCATTCAACGTgttataaagaaattataataacACAATGAAACTGAAAcctccatttttcttttcgttttttcGGTATGAAAGAGAGAATAGCAGTTACCCCTTCCCACAAACATCCTCTCGGAGTAGGGGTTGAAGACTCAACAAACTTCCACTCGGAATAGGGAATTGAGGAGTGTCATCCCCACATGTACATTATGTGTCAAGCTAAATGATCTGCGAATTTGTTTCCTTCAATTGGATCAGCCCAATAACTGTTCTATTAAAGGATAAGAATTCTGTCATCCTTTACATAATCATAAGAATGACATAAGctaatgttaaatatatataatatggtGACTGTCTGTCTATAAGAAAATGATGAATATAAGTTATGGGTCTAAAGAATTATGCTAATACAAACCTTGACAAGGTTTGCACTCAAAAACTACTTCCATCTTATAGCTCTACCATATACCACCCACTTACATCAATGCCAAAGCTTCATACAAAGACCAGCAGGCACCACAGACGATTTTTTGCTCGAGATACAATCCGAGAAAGTGTCAACCAGTTGCTCCGCAAGCGATGCCGGGTCTGCATTCAAGATATCAATGAATACCTTCACAACCCTCACTTCTTGTGTAGTGGCTCTCAAACTATACCAGGTTAGGAATTTTTGCCTGAAGTTCTTCTCGATATGTCCTTCACATTCCAACCATCTGATCACCTTCACACAATGCTTGAAATCCATTTCTGAGAGTCCATTTTCCACGCATTCTTCATCCCGTCTTTCCCCACTTCTCTTCTTGGAGGAGCTTCCGTCTTGGTGATCTTCTGCATTCCCGGTCTGATTCTCTAGGTCCTTGTTGCTGGTTTTACTTCTCCCACTCCTTCCTTGCCCATCTTTAACTATTTCCATCCTACAGGGAGTAACAGGAAGGGCAGCTTCTGAACAACCCACAAATGGCACGCACTCAGTACCAATCTGAACCAGGGCATCAGAACCGTTATCGGTGCTTGTATCCTCCGTAATTGGGTCATCCAATGTGTGTTTTTTCTCAACATTTACGACATCTGAATCGGGCAAGGGACCAACTATAGCACGGTCCATGCCCAATAGAGAAACTTCACCCGTGTTAGGGCCACCTTCACATAGAtttgtggaaacaattttaTCAGTGTCCTTGCAATATGTCAGATAATTGTCTGCCCGGTCATCATTCTGATCACTATACGGAGTAACATTATTAGTTTCATCCTCCACAGAAGATGGATTAGAAAGGCTACTACAGTTGGTTGTTGGGCTTTGACTTATTCCCATCACAGGGCAGCTTGGGACTTCATCTCCGATACAGGCTGTTGAAATCGGAATTTCCCATCTCGTCCCATTAAAGGAGACAATTTTGAAACGATACTCTGTAGCTGGAGTCAACCCTGTGGCAACATACCTCATATTTGGCACTAACATGGTACTAATCGGTTTTTCAGGATATTCCATATCATGAACCTTGCGATAACACAAAGTGTAACCAACATTAACGCCTGGTAAAGTTTCTTCAGAACCCACAATCACAGTAACGGAAGTTGGTCGAACATCTTCAAAGCGTATAATTGATGGAGGTTTTGGGCTTGAACCTGCTGAAAACAAAGGAATTTGATC
This sequence is a window from Gossypium raimondii isolate GPD5lz chromosome 5, ASM2569854v1, whole genome shotgun sequence. Protein-coding genes within it:
- the LOC105769247 gene encoding VIN3-like protein 2 isoform X2; the encoded protein is MDFSFEGVALDPSKCSKLSMDEKRELVYELSKRTSRAPEMLQSWSRQEILQILCAEMGKERKYTGLTKLKIIENLFKIVAEKNSGDHESVMDPEMQSSPTNGQRTAKRQRKADHPCRLPVPVNDFATNNGGDDMTNAIYCKNSACKASLRQEDTFCKRCSCCICYKFDDNKDPSLWLICSSEPPFQGNSCGMSCHLECALKHEKSGFLKDKRHAGLDGIFYCVPCGKVNDLLGCWRKQLMAAKDTRRVDILCYRVSLGQKLLNGTQKYQKLSEIINEAVKKLEAEVGPLTGVPVKMGRGIVNRLSSGPEVQKLCSSAVELLDKMIFDMISNSLPGSSPKPPSIIRFEDVRPTSVTVIVGSEETLPGVNVGYTLCYRKVHDMEYPEKPISTMLVPNMRYVATGLTPATEYRFKIVSFNGTRWEIPISTACIGDEVPSCPVMGISQSPTTNCSSLSNPSSVEDETNNVTPYSDQNDDRADNYLTYCKDTDKIVSTNLCEGGPNTGEVSLLGMDRAIVGPLPDSDVVNVEKKHTLDDPITEDTSTDNGSDALVQIGTECVPFVGCSEAALPVTPCRMEIVKDGQGRSGRSKTSNKDLENQTGNAEDHQDGSSSKKRSGERRDEECVENGLSEMDFKHCVKVIRWLECEGHIEKNFRQKFLTWYSLRATTQEVRVVKVFIDILNADPASLAEQLVDTFSDCISSKKSSVVPAGLCMKLWH
- the LOC105769247 gene encoding VIN3-like protein 2 isoform X1: MDFSFEGVALDPSKCSKLSMDEKRELVYELSKRTSRAPEMLQSWSRQEILQILCAEMGKERKYTGLTKLKIIENLFKIVAEKNSGDHESVMDPEMQSSPTNGQRTAKRQRKADHPCRLPVPVNDFATNNGGDDMTNAIYCKNSACKASLRQEDTFCKRCSCCICYKFDDNKDPSLWLICSSEPPFQGNSCGMSCHLECALKHEKSGFLKDKRHAGLDGIFYCVPCGKVNDLLGCWRKQLMAAKDTRRVDILCYRVSLGQKLLNGTQKYQKLSEIINEAVKKLEAEVGPLTGVPVKMGRGIVNRLSSGPEVQKLCSSAVELLDKMIFDMISNSLPAGSSPKPPSIIRFEDVRPTSVTVIVGSEETLPGVNVGYTLCYRKVHDMEYPEKPISTMLVPNMRYVATGLTPATEYRFKIVSFNGTRWEIPISTACIGDEVPSCPVMGISQSPTTNCSSLSNPSSVEDETNNVTPYSDQNDDRADNYLTYCKDTDKIVSTNLCEGGPNTGEVSLLGMDRAIVGPLPDSDVVNVEKKHTLDDPITEDTSTDNGSDALVQIGTECVPFVGCSEAALPVTPCRMEIVKDGQGRSGRSKTSNKDLENQTGNAEDHQDGSSSKKRSGERRDEECVENGLSEMDFKHCVKVIRWLECEGHIEKNFRQKFLTWYSLRATTQEVRVVKVFIDILNADPASLAEQLVDTFSDCISSKKSSVVPAGLCMKLWH
- the LOC105769247 gene encoding VIN3-like protein 2 isoform X3; amino-acid sequence: MDEKRELVYELSKRTSRAPEMLQSWSRQEILQILCAEMGKERKYTGLTKLKIIENLFKIVAEKNSGDHESVMDPEMQSSPTNGQRTAKRQRKADHPCRLPVPVNDFATNNGGDDMTNAIYCKNSACKASLRQEDTFCKRCSCCICYKFDDNKDPSLWLICSSEPPFQGNSCGMSCHLECALKHEKSGFLKDKRHAGLDGIFYCVPCGKVNDLLGCWRKQLMAAKDTRRVDILCYRVSLGQKLLNGTQKYQKLSEIINEAVKKLEAEVGPLTGVPVKMGRGIVNRLSSGPEVQKLCSSAVELLDKMIFDMISNSLPAGSSPKPPSIIRFEDVRPTSVTVIVGSEETLPGVNVGYTLCYRKVHDMEYPEKPISTMLVPNMRYVATGLTPATEYRFKIVSFNGTRWEIPISTACIGDEVPSCPVMGISQSPTTNCSSLSNPSSVEDETNNVTPYSDQNDDRADNYLTYCKDTDKIVSTNLCEGGPNTGEVSLLGMDRAIVGPLPDSDVVNVEKKHTLDDPITEDTSTDNGSDALVQIGTECVPFVGCSEAALPVTPCRMEIVKDGQGRSGRSKTSNKDLENQTGNAEDHQDGSSSKKRSGERRDEECVENGLSEMDFKHCVKVIRWLECEGHIEKNFRQKFLTWYSLRATTQEVRVVKVFIDILNADPASLAEQLVDTFSDCISSKKSSVVPAGLCMKLWH